In Bradyrhizobium erythrophlei, a single genomic region encodes these proteins:
- a CDS encoding histidine kinase: MWQRLSLRSRINVLLALVLTLGLAVNVARLVLEAGPRVQAEDQSVTRLAREFVETIVTGLNETADPEAGLNQIIADLKRLRHVSITRQDTAAAVDARDEDDDARSVPAWFATLVHPETTSVSVPVSIRGQETALVITSIPNDEIAEIWDGILTQLEVGSAVALALLLITMVVVGRALAPLDALSRAMKGIESGSYDVHIEPSGAPELAAICTRLNHLAATLGAAVEEKRQLAERVVSLQDLEREEIARELHDEFGPYLFTLRVHAGALMRLTKAPLPDPEGLRKHGSAILEQVHELQQFTRRILDRLRPIGLAELGLREALGALQRLWTNSHPDVTIETTISQSLGETGETADLTIYRVVQESLTNVFRHARATAVNVSIEPAERPAGGQGGRDYALVRVRDNGRGLKPDQKFGLGLTGMRERILALGGTLTVASGEGGVTIEAMVPTQAL, from the coding sequence ATGTGGCAGAGACTATCATTGCGTTCCCGCATCAATGTGTTGCTGGCGCTGGTGCTGACATTGGGGCTCGCGGTCAATGTGGCGCGGCTGGTGCTGGAGGCCGGCCCACGCGTCCAGGCTGAAGACCAAAGCGTCACGCGGCTGGCGCGCGAATTCGTTGAAACCATCGTCACGGGCCTGAACGAAACGGCGGACCCCGAGGCGGGGCTGAACCAGATTATCGCCGATCTCAAGCGGCTGCGTCATGTCAGCATCACACGGCAAGATACCGCCGCTGCGGTTGACGCTCGAGATGAAGATGACGATGCGCGCTCGGTGCCCGCATGGTTTGCCACGCTCGTGCATCCCGAAACAACCTCGGTCAGCGTCCCGGTTTCGATCCGCGGTCAGGAGACCGCGCTCGTCATCACTTCGATCCCGAACGACGAAATCGCCGAAATCTGGGACGGCATCCTGACCCAGCTTGAAGTTGGATCGGCTGTCGCATTGGCGCTTCTTCTGATTACCATGGTCGTTGTCGGCAGGGCGCTCGCGCCGCTGGACGCCCTGTCGCGGGCCATGAAAGGGATCGAATCCGGCTCCTACGACGTGCACATCGAGCCGAGTGGGGCGCCCGAGCTCGCGGCGATCTGCACCCGGCTCAATCACCTCGCGGCCACACTGGGGGCGGCGGTCGAAGAAAAGCGGCAACTCGCCGAGCGCGTGGTATCTTTGCAAGACCTGGAACGTGAGGAGATCGCGCGCGAATTGCACGACGAGTTTGGGCCATATCTCTTCACCTTGCGGGTTCATGCCGGAGCGCTGATGCGGCTTACCAAGGCGCCATTGCCGGATCCGGAAGGCCTGAGGAAACATGGCAGCGCCATCCTGGAACAGGTGCACGAACTCCAGCAGTTCACGCGCCGGATTCTCGATCGGCTACGTCCAATAGGCCTGGCCGAGCTCGGGCTTCGTGAGGCGCTGGGTGCACTTCAGCGGTTATGGACCAATTCCCATCCTGACGTGACGATCGAGACGACGATCTCGCAGTCGCTCGGTGAGACCGGTGAAACGGCGGACCTGACGATCTACCGCGTGGTCCAGGAATCGCTGACCAATGTCTTTCGTCATGCCCGCGCGACGGCGGTCAATGTCAGTATCGAACCCGCGGAACGGCCGGCGGGCGGGCAGGGCGGCCGCGACTACGCGCTGGTTCGCGTGCGCGATAATGGCCGCGGATTGAAGCCGGACCAGAAATTCGGCCTCGGCCTCACCGGCATGCGTGAGCGTATCCTGGCGCTCGGGGGAACGTTGACCGTCGCCTCGGGCGAGGGCGGCGTCACGATCGAGGCCATGGTTCCCACGCAAGCTCTGTGA
- a CDS encoding TonB-dependent receptor, which translates to MGGRVLCIASIAAAALVVAGRQACAQDSNSNVTNLPPVEVDAPQTGVKPGRASGERRIVRPVQRIPVYPTAPLATVANDADKVPAGINYVDSNDIKRTGSLNVMDALQQNVAGVNISDVAGNPFQANIEFRGFVGSPVAGTPQGLAVYQNGVRINEAFGDIINWDLIPTAAIKSASVVTNNPAFGLNALGGAVDVRMKDGFSYHGTEVDIMGGSFGRIQGSAQWGQQVGSNWAVYGALEGVHDSGFRNFSPSDIRRFYGDIGYRYDGNEIHLNLGAASDNFGASATVPAELLQQFWGATYTTPQTSANQVGYVNLTGKFEVSPSWTIDGIAHFRAFTQHTQDANPTGTQPCDPNTALLCFGDGSTPANGLNGAQLANPFPAGSILGEIDRTTTNSNTGGFSVQATNTDQLLGHGNRFVVGTSFDSSVTHFGASAELGTIGTNYVTAGSGIFLGQSGDPVSIGPVSLRATNQYTGLYALDTFDVTKAFSITAGGRFNDARISLQDQIGTQLNGNSTYDRFNPIIGGTYKITSGLTAYAGYSESNRAPTPLELGCANPAMPCIIAAFLVSDPPLKQVVSHTYEAGFRGTKDFNFGTLEWKLGGFRATNTDDILAIPDPILQGFGYFQNVGSTRRQGIEAEAHLKASRWQFRASYAFIDARFLDSLQVGSNSPFADNNGNVQITPGNQIPAIPRHRIKAGFDYSITDALKVGGDALFVSSQYLVGDESNQAPKLPSYAVFGLHASYQIDKTYQIYGRVDNLFDNRYATYGTFFNTTLVPNFANGGNQFTNPESLSPARPRAFYAGLKATF; encoded by the coding sequence ATGGGTGGTCGGGTCCTGTGTATTGCGTCAATAGCGGCTGCCGCCTTGGTGGTCGCCGGCAGGCAGGCTTGCGCGCAGGACAGCAACAGCAACGTGACGAACCTGCCACCGGTCGAGGTGGATGCGCCTCAAACCGGCGTGAAGCCGGGGCGAGCGAGCGGCGAACGGCGTATCGTCCGTCCGGTTCAAAGAATTCCGGTCTACCCGACCGCTCCGTTGGCAACCGTGGCCAACGATGCCGACAAAGTGCCCGCTGGCATCAATTATGTCGATAGCAACGACATCAAGCGAACCGGCTCCCTGAACGTCATGGATGCCCTGCAACAGAACGTGGCAGGCGTTAACATCAGCGACGTGGCCGGTAATCCCTTTCAGGCCAATATCGAGTTTCGCGGTTTCGTCGGCTCGCCGGTGGCGGGCACGCCGCAGGGGCTGGCCGTTTATCAGAACGGCGTTCGCATCAACGAAGCATTCGGGGACATCATCAATTGGGATCTGATACCCACCGCCGCGATCAAATCGGCTTCGGTCGTGACCAACAATCCGGCCTTCGGTCTCAATGCGCTTGGCGGTGCGGTCGACGTCCGCATGAAGGATGGATTTAGCTACCACGGTACCGAAGTCGATATCATGGGCGGTTCGTTCGGCCGCATCCAGGGTTCAGCGCAGTGGGGCCAGCAGGTTGGCAGCAACTGGGCCGTCTACGGCGCGCTGGAAGGCGTGCATGACAGCGGCTTCCGCAACTTTTCGCCGTCCGATATCCGCCGCTTCTACGGCGACATCGGCTATCGATATGACGGCAACGAAATCCATCTCAATCTGGGCGCCGCCAGCGACAATTTCGGCGCGTCTGCGACGGTGCCGGCCGAATTGCTACAGCAATTTTGGGGAGCGACCTACACCACGCCGCAGACTTCGGCGAACCAGGTCGGCTATGTGAACCTGACCGGAAAATTCGAAGTCTCGCCGAGCTGGACGATCGACGGCATCGCGCACTTCCGCGCGTTCACGCAGCATACCCAAGACGCCAATCCCACGGGGACGCAGCCCTGTGACCCCAACACCGCGCTGCTGTGTTTTGGCGACGGCAGCACGCCGGCGAACGGACTGAATGGCGCTCAGCTTGCCAATCCGTTCCCAGCCGGCTCAATCCTTGGAGAGATCGATCGCACAACCACCAACTCGAACACCGGCGGCTTCTCGGTGCAAGCGACCAACACGGACCAGCTCCTCGGCCACGGCAATCGGTTTGTCGTCGGCACAAGCTTCGATTCCAGCGTGACGCACTTCGGCGCGAGCGCCGAGCTCGGAACGATCGGGACGAACTATGTCACCGCCGGAAGCGGCATCTTTCTCGGGCAATCCGGCGATCCGGTTTCGATCGGCCCGGTGTCGCTGCGCGCCACCAACCAATACACCGGCCTTTACGCGCTCGATACGTTCGACGTCACCAAAGCCTTCTCGATCACCGCGGGCGGCCGCTTTAACGACGCACGGATTTCCTTGCAGGACCAGATCGGTACGCAGCTCAACGGCAATTCAACGTATGACCGGTTCAATCCGATCATCGGGGGCACCTACAAGATCACGTCCGGGTTGACCGCCTATGCAGGCTATTCGGAATCCAACCGTGCGCCGACCCCGCTCGAACTCGGATGCGCCAATCCTGCGATGCCCTGCATTATCGCGGCGTTCCTGGTCTCCGATCCTCCGCTGAAACAGGTAGTGTCGCACACCTACGAAGCTGGTTTCCGGGGCACAAAGGACTTCAACTTCGGGACACTCGAATGGAAGCTTGGCGGGTTCCGCGCGACCAACACCGACGACATCCTCGCGATTCCCGATCCGATCTTGCAAGGCTTCGGATATTTCCAGAATGTCGGCTCGACGCGCCGGCAAGGCATCGAGGCCGAAGCCCATCTGAAAGCGTCGAGATGGCAGTTTCGCGCCAGCTACGCCTTCATCGACGCGCGTTTTCTCGATTCGCTGCAGGTCGGCTCGAACAGCCCGTTCGCCGACAATAACGGCAACGTCCAGATCACGCCGGGCAATCAGATCCCCGCCATTCCACGCCATCGCATCAAGGCCGGGTTCGATTATTCGATCACGGATGCGCTCAAGGTCGGCGGCGACGCGTTATTCGTGAGCAGTCAGTATCTGGTCGGAGACGAATCCAACCAGGCGCCGAAACTGCCTTCTTATGCGGTCTTTGGCCTTCACGCTTCCTACCAGATCGACAAGACGTACCAGATCTATGGCCGCGTCGATAATCTCTTCGACAACCGCTATGCGACCTACGGCACCTTCTTCAATACGACCTTGGTTCCGAATTTCGCCAATGGCGGCAATCAGTTTACGAACCCGGAATCTCTCAGCCCGGCGCGTCCTCGCGCCTTCTATGCCGGGCTGAAGGCGACCTTCTAG
- a CDS encoding PLP-dependent aminotransferase family protein → MSKSEYLRLADAIAAEIADGALKPGERLPPQRDFAYERKIAVSTASRVYAELLRRGLVVGEVGRGTFISGDAKRGVAAPSEPRGIRIDFEFNYPILLDQSALIAKSLEGLEKTAALDAALRQATSFGTPAARSVAAAYLSQDAWSPSPDQLVFTGNGRQSIAAALAAVVATGGRCGVEPLTYPFIKGIAARLGVSLVPLAMDENGVRPDSVQKAHREAHLSAIYIQPVVQNPLGVTMSPARRADLLRVVEKLNLPIIEDNVYGFLDNEPPLAALAPDSCIVIDSLSKKAAPGLALGFIVPPQRLRESVMASVRSGGWTASGFAFAAAQRMMSDGTVAELTRLKRLDARARQKLAADRLAGFEIQANDKSYHLWLTLPAHWRSQTFVAAAARRDIALTPSTTFAVAPGHAPNAVRLALAAPTMDQLDSGLRTIAAMLNASEHDFDSTE, encoded by the coding sequence ATGTCGAAGTCCGAATATCTGAGGCTGGCGGATGCGATTGCCGCGGAAATAGCTGATGGCGCGTTGAAGCCCGGCGAGCGGCTGCCTCCCCAGCGCGATTTCGCCTACGAGCGCAAGATCGCCGTCTCGACGGCAAGCCGCGTCTATGCCGAGCTATTGCGTCGCGGCCTTGTCGTTGGCGAGGTTGGCCGGGGCACCTTCATCTCAGGAGATGCGAAACGCGGCGTCGCAGCGCCCAGCGAGCCGCGCGGTATCCGGATCGACTTCGAGTTCAATTATCCGATCCTGCTCGACCAGAGCGCCCTGATCGCAAAAAGTCTCGAGGGGCTGGAGAAAACCGCGGCGCTAGACGCAGCACTCCGACAGGCAACGAGCTTCGGAACGCCGGCGGCGCGAAGCGTGGCAGCCGCGTATTTGTCACAAGACGCATGGTCCCCCTCACCCGACCAGCTGGTTTTCACGGGAAATGGCCGACAGAGCATCGCAGCAGCGCTCGCCGCCGTCGTTGCAACGGGCGGCCGCTGCGGCGTGGAGCCTTTGACTTACCCCTTCATCAAGGGCATCGCCGCGCGGCTCGGCGTTTCGCTGGTGCCGCTGGCGATGGACGAAAACGGCGTTCGGCCCGACTCGGTGCAGAAGGCGCACCGAGAGGCCCATCTCTCGGCGATTTACATCCAGCCGGTAGTTCAGAATCCGTTGGGTGTGACGATGAGCCCGGCGCGCCGCGCCGATCTGTTGCGCGTGGTCGAAAAGCTCAACCTCCCGATCATCGAGGACAACGTCTACGGTTTTCTCGACAACGAGCCACCACTCGCCGCGCTCGCACCGGACTCCTGCATTGTCATCGACAGTCTGTCGAAGAAGGCCGCGCCTGGCCTTGCGCTCGGCTTCATCGTGCCGCCGCAACGGTTGCGTGAAAGTGTGATGGCCTCGGTACGTTCGGGCGGGTGGACCGCATCGGGATTTGCGTTTGCGGCCGCGCAGCGGATGATGAGCGATGGCACCGTTGCGGAATTGACCAGACTGAAACGACTCGATGCTCGCGCGCGCCAGAAACTGGCGGCCGACCGTCTCGCGGGCTTCGAAATCCAGGCCAACGACAAATCCTATCACCTGTGGCTGACGTTGCCGGCGCACTGGCGCTCGCAGACGTTCGTCGCGGCCGCGGCCAGACGCGACATCGCCTTGACGCCTTCAACCACTTTCGCGGTCGCGCCTGGCCACGCGCCAAATGCCGTCAGGCTGGCGCTGGCGGCACCAACCATGGATCAGCTCGACAGCGGTCTGCGAACGATTGCCGCGATGCTGAATGCCAGCGAGCACGATTTCGATTCGACGGAATGA
- a CDS encoding sulfite exporter TauE/SafE family protein, translating into MELTVATILIAFAGVFLICFMKGAFGGGFSIVGIPLLSLVMDPVTAGGLLAPLFIAMDLFALRYWKPSTWSKPDLLRLLPGLVAGIAFGYLLFRFLDHRAIAILMAVTTLIFVGLWLIAGGKVIIRPRSTPKAITAGVASGITTMVAHSGGPPLAMYLLPLGLSKEIYAGTTSLFFTVGNATKAIPWLLLVRPTADAWTLMAFCLLAIPAGVWLGWRLHGSLDQRQIYRVCYGLLVVTAFKLLWDGVSGYVA; encoded by the coding sequence ATGGAACTGACGGTCGCTACAATCCTGATCGCCTTCGCCGGTGTCTTTCTGATCTGCTTCATGAAGGGAGCGTTCGGCGGCGGATTCTCCATCGTCGGCATTCCGCTGCTGTCGCTCGTCATGGACCCGGTCACCGCCGGCGGTCTGCTCGCGCCGCTGTTCATCGCGATGGATCTGTTCGCGCTGCGCTACTGGAAGCCCTCGACCTGGTCGAAGCCGGATTTGCTGCGGCTGTTGCCCGGGCTCGTGGCCGGCATCGCCTTTGGCTATCTGCTGTTCCGTTTTCTGGACCACCGCGCCATCGCCATCCTGATGGCCGTGACCACGTTGATCTTCGTCGGCCTATGGCTGATAGCAGGCGGGAAGGTGATTATTCGTCCGCGCTCGACGCCGAAGGCCATCACCGCCGGCGTTGCCTCGGGGATCACCACCATGGTGGCGCATTCGGGCGGACCGCCGCTTGCGATGTACCTGCTGCCGCTCGGTCTCAGCAAGGAAATCTACGCGGGCACAACGAGCCTGTTCTTTACGGTCGGCAACGCGACCAAGGCGATACCCTGGCTGTTACTGGTCAGGCCAACCGCTGACGCCTGGACGCTGATGGCGTTTTGCCTGCTCGCGATTCCCGCCGGTGTATGGCTGGGGTGGCGGCTTCACGGCTCACTGGACCAACGCCAGATTTATCGCGTCTGCTACGGATTGCTGGTCGTGACGGCGTTCAAGCTGCTATGGGACGGTGTCTCCGGTTATGTCGCGTGA
- a CDS encoding NADPH-dependent FMN reductase: protein MSYRILVLYGSYRSNRMGIRLADFLVGQWRQHGEDVELIDAKAVGLPMLDRMYKEYPRGQAPDALERLAGKIRDADGFVFVTGEYNWGVQPGLKNLTDHFLEEWFWRPAAIASYSAGRFAGARAATAWHGTLSEMGMVVTSSTISAGPIAATLSADGEPIGEGGKALAHAFPRFADDLLWWVEAAKTQRQRKPPPY, encoded by the coding sequence ATGAGCTATCGTATCCTTGTGCTTTACGGATCCTATCGTTCCAATCGCATGGGCATCAGGCTTGCGGACTTTCTGGTTGGCCAATGGCGCCAACACGGAGAGGACGTCGAATTGATCGATGCAAAGGCAGTTGGGTTGCCGATGCTCGATCGCATGTACAAGGAGTATCCGCGCGGACAGGCGCCGGATGCGCTCGAACGTCTGGCCGGCAAAATTCGCGACGCCGACGGTTTTGTCTTTGTCACCGGCGAGTACAACTGGGGTGTTCAGCCAGGCTTGAAAAACCTGACCGATCACTTCCTCGAGGAGTGGTTTTGGCGTCCGGCTGCGATCGCCAGTTATTCTGCCGGGCGATTTGCCGGCGCCCGCGCCGCGACCGCCTGGCACGGCACGCTTTCGGAAATGGGCATGGTCGTGACCTCGAGTACGATTTCGGCTGGACCGATTGCTGCGACGCTCTCGGCGGATGGCGAACCGATTGGTGAGGGAGGAAAGGCACTGGCGCATGCTTTCCCGCGGTTCGCAGACGACCTCCTGTGGTGGGTGGAAGCTGCGAAGACGCAGCGGCAACGCAAGCCGCCGCCGTATTGA
- a CDS encoding LacI family DNA-binding transcriptional regulator, which produces MAKRANPKAGTQVTAQDVARTIGVSQSTISRAFSMTASISEEMKHRVIKAANKLGYQPNVIARSLITRQTNMVAIVMANLVDPFYPVVLDELVQQVQAAGFQTLLFVPSAGQKVDDIIPNLLQYQVDAIILTSATISSAMARICAARDTPVVSFNRYVPGLKIHAVSSDNVGGGRQVADYLVATGHERLAFVAAQRDATTNRDRRSGFLSRLKQLKIETCLQEEGGEFSYEAGYAAAKRLLRQAKRPDALFFASDVMAFGGIDAARELGLSVPGDVSIVGYDDVPLAALPSYALTTIRQPVHEMAKAAMEILGLGGERGAASAPENRIVRGTLITRSSTMDRRAARRLREIAPA; this is translated from the coding sequence ATGGCTAAGCGAGCGAACCCGAAAGCCGGAACACAGGTGACAGCTCAGGACGTAGCCCGCACGATTGGCGTTTCCCAATCGACGATTTCTCGCGCCTTCTCGATGACAGCAAGCATTTCGGAGGAGATGAAGCATCGGGTGATCAAGGCGGCCAACAAGCTCGGCTACCAACCCAACGTGATCGCCCGCAGTCTGATCACCCGCCAGACCAACATGGTCGCGATCGTGATGGCCAACCTGGTCGACCCCTTCTATCCCGTCGTGCTGGACGAGCTGGTGCAGCAGGTCCAGGCGGCCGGCTTCCAGACCTTGCTGTTCGTTCCTTCGGCCGGGCAGAAGGTCGACGATATCATTCCGAACCTGCTGCAATACCAGGTCGACGCGATCATCCTGACCTCGGCCACGATTTCGTCAGCCATGGCGCGGATCTGCGCGGCGCGTGATACGCCTGTGGTTTCCTTCAATCGCTATGTGCCCGGCCTCAAGATCCACGCTGTATCGAGCGACAATGTCGGCGGCGGGCGGCAGGTCGCGGACTATCTCGTGGCTACCGGCCATGAGCGGCTGGCATTCGTGGCCGCGCAACGCGACGCCACGACCAACCGTGACCGGCGTTCGGGATTTCTTTCGCGCCTCAAACAGCTGAAGATTGAAACCTGCTTGCAGGAGGAAGGTGGCGAATTCAGCTATGAAGCGGGATATGCCGCTGCCAAGCGGCTGTTGCGGCAAGCCAAGCGTCCGGATGCGCTTTTCTTCGCGAGCGATGTGATGGCTTTCGGCGGCATCGATGCCGCACGCGAACTCGGCCTCAGCGTGCCCGGCGATGTATCTATTGTCGGCTATGACGATGTGCCCCTGGCCGCTTTACCGAGTTACGCACTCACCACCATCCGGCAGCCGGTTCACGAAATGGCGAAGGCGGCCATGGAAATCCTGGGACTGGGCGGCGAGCGTGGCGCTGCGTCGGCGCCGGAGAACCGTATCGTCAGGGGTACGCTGATCACGCGCTCGTCGACCATGGATCGCCGTGCGGCGCGCCGTTTACGCGAGATCGCGCCGGCGTGA
- a CDS encoding flavin reductase family protein: protein MPNMPASIDMKQFWQAIGQRATGSTIVTARSHGGPAGLLGLSATHLCADPPTMMVSVDKRTSALPTILDARHFAINYLSSAQRELADIFGGKSDLKGADRFTTAAWDRLATGAPTLSEAVGVIDCELVETIERYNVVIVLGRVVATSSNPGAIPLVHFRGDYLP from the coding sequence ATGCCAAATATGCCTGCGTCCATCGACATGAAACAGTTCTGGCAGGCGATCGGTCAGCGTGCAACCGGAAGCACGATCGTTACGGCCCGCTCTCACGGCGGGCCTGCCGGTCTGCTCGGCCTCTCGGCCACGCATCTTTGCGCCGATCCGCCGACCATGATGGTATCGGTCGACAAGCGGACCTCGGCGTTGCCAACGATCCTCGACGCGCGCCATTTCGCGATCAACTATCTGTCTTCCGCACAGCGTGAACTTGCGGACATCTTTGGCGGAAAGTCCGACTTGAAGGGTGCCGACCGCTTTACGACGGCCGCCTGGGACCGTCTCGCGACCGGCGCACCGACGCTTTCCGAGGCGGTCGGGGTTATCGACTGTGAGCTGGTCGAGACGATTGAACGCTATAACGTCGTCATCGTTCTCGGCCGCGTGGTCGCAACCTCCAGCAATCCAGGCGCCATTCCGCTGGTGCATTTCCGCGGCGATTATCTGCCGTGA
- a CDS encoding flavin reductase family protein, with protein MRRLAAGVSIVTTIEGDTPHGLVATSVSSVCAEPEPSLLVCVSRTSSSHDAIDRAKVFCANVLSASDMELAQRFSLPEFRATRFEKCPWVPLVTGAPALPSALASFDCEITHVIPVHSHTIFVGAVRDLKLGQNEIDALLYLDGQFHARSPSAA; from the coding sequence ATGCGGCGGCTGGCCGCGGGCGTTTCCATCGTCACCACAATCGAGGGCGACACGCCTCATGGGTTGGTGGCAACTTCCGTCAGCTCCGTCTGTGCCGAGCCGGAGCCGTCGCTGCTCGTCTGCGTCAGCCGTACCTCGAGCAGCCACGATGCGATCGATCGCGCCAAGGTATTCTGCGCCAATGTGTTGAGCGCCAGCGACATGGAGTTGGCGCAGCGCTTCAGCCTGCCGGAATTTCGCGCCACGCGATTCGAGAAATGCCCCTGGGTGCCGCTGGTGACGGGTGCGCCGGCGCTTCCGAGCGCACTCGCGAGCTTCGACTGCGAGATTACCCACGTCATCCCGGTGCATTCCCACACCATCTTCGTGGGTGCGGTGCGCGATCTCAAGCTAGGGCAGAACGAGATCGACGCGCTACTGTATCTTGACGGCCAGTTCCATGCACGCTCACCGAGCGCGGCGTGA
- a CDS encoding NtaA/DmoA family FMN-dependent monooxygenase (This protein belongs to a clade of FMN-dependent monooxygenases, within a broader family of flavin-dependent oxidoreductases, the luciferase-like monooxygenase (LMM) family, some of whose members use coenzyme F420 rather than FMN.): MKKRIQLAFDFSWTHVETQWRMPGSWLDRQHPNIGMFEEIARVAERGGLDMIFFGDSTGIPSTWKDSIEDAVSYGVAWPRFEMSPWITAMSRVTHHLGFGLTYASTFMHPFYTARLLNSLDHITNGRIAFNVITSQRKADYANYGYDELVDHNERYERLEEFIDVCRRLWDSVAPDAFVWDRKTGLVADPAKVKAINHVGKFFKVKGPLSVVPSPQVNPVIIQAGGSPRGTRAAAHVADHVFGLTKSIPLMQQQRSDLDNALVAEARDPQKVGILWSSRAIVGETEDEARALRETMIADVPQEAVGAWLSHNTGYDMSLLPPRFSLKELNERIVAANASPVGFVSLLAKQHGETAEIDRDEFFQYALRASTGYNITFAGTAAKLADQMEEMFEATGSRGGFMLSIAPGAPRAIMLNIVDQLVPELRRRGRYRTTYEGKTLRDNLAE; this comes from the coding sequence ATGAAAAAGAGAATTCAACTCGCCTTCGACTTCTCCTGGACCCACGTGGAGACGCAGTGGCGCATGCCCGGTTCCTGGCTCGACCGGCAGCATCCCAACATCGGCATGTTCGAGGAGATCGCCCGTGTCGCCGAACGCGGTGGCCTCGACATGATCTTCTTCGGCGACAGTACCGGCATTCCCTCGACCTGGAAGGATTCAATCGAGGACGCCGTCAGTTACGGGGTGGCCTGGCCGCGCTTCGAGATGAGTCCCTGGATCACGGCGATGTCGCGGGTGACGCATCATCTCGGCTTCGGCCTCACCTATGCTTCGACCTTCATGCATCCATTCTACACGGCGCGGCTGCTCAATTCGCTCGATCACATCACCAACGGCCGTATCGCCTTCAACGTGATTACCTCGCAACGTAAGGCCGACTACGCCAATTACGGCTATGATGAATTGGTCGATCATAACGAGCGCTACGAGCGCCTGGAGGAGTTCATCGATGTTTGCCGCCGGCTCTGGGACAGCGTGGCGCCGGACGCATTTGTCTGGGACCGCAAGACCGGACTGGTTGCCGATCCGGCGAAAGTGAAGGCAATCAATCACGTCGGCAAGTTCTTCAAGGTCAAGGGACCGCTGAGCGTCGTGCCCTCGCCGCAGGTCAATCCAGTCATTATCCAGGCGGGCGGTTCGCCCCGCGGCACCCGCGCGGCCGCCCATGTCGCCGATCACGTCTTCGGCCTGACCAAGAGTATTCCCTTGATGCAGCAGCAGCGAAGCGACCTCGACAACGCGTTGGTCGCCGAAGCCCGCGACCCACAGAAAGTCGGCATTCTCTGGTCGAGCCGGGCGATCGTCGGAGAAACCGAGGACGAAGCCCGTGCGCTTCGTGAAACCATGATCGCCGATGTCCCGCAGGAGGCCGTCGGAGCCTGGCTGTCGCACAATACCGGCTATGACATGTCGCTGCTTCCGCCGCGGTTTTCGCTGAAAGAGCTGAACGAGCGCATCGTCGCAGCGAATGCCTCCCCGGTCGGCTTTGTCAGCCTGCTCGCCAAACAGCACGGCGAAACTGCGGAAATCGATCGCGACGAGTTTTTCCAATATGCCCTGCGGGCCTCCACCGGCTACAATATCACGTTCGCGGGAACTGCCGCCAAACTCGCCGACCAGATGGAAGAGATGTTTGAGGCGACCGGCAGCCGCGGCGGCTTCATGCTGTCGATCGCACCCGGCGCGCCGCGGGCGATCATGCTGAACATCGTCGACCAGTTGGTGCCGGAGTTGCGACGCCGCGGCCGTTACCGGACGACGTATGAAGGCAAGACCCTGCGCGATAATCTAGCGGAATGA